A single Capricornis sumatraensis isolate serow.1 chromosome 20, serow.2, whole genome shotgun sequence DNA region contains:
- the RIPOR1 gene encoding rho family-interacting cell polarization regulator 1 isoform X3: MSANKRGSPARTHSMMSLSVRPQRRLLSARVSRSQSFAGVLGSQERGPRSFPAFSPPGPPRKPPALSRVSKMFSVAHPAPKVPQPERLDLVYTALKRGLTAYLEVHQQEQEKLQGQIRESKRNSRLGFLYDLDKQVKSIERFLRRLEFHASKIDELYESYCVQRRLRDGAYNMVRAYSTGSPGSREARDSLAEATRGHREYTESMCLLESELEAQLGEFHLRMKGLAGFARLCVGDQYEIYMKYGRQRWKLRGRIESSGKQVWDSEETVFLPLLTEFLSIKVTELKGLANHVVVGSVSCETKDLFAALPQVVAVDINDLGTIKLSLEVTWSPFDKDDQPSAASTVNKSSTVTKRFSTYSQSPPDTPSLREQAFYNMLRRQEELENGTAWSLSSESSDDSSSPQLSGTARHSSAPRPLVQQPEPLPIQVAFRRAETSTSGPMDEEGAVAPALANGHAPYSRTLSHISEASVDAALAEASVEAADLESLVRGPSPPACPDPTHGEHPAPVPPALDAGCSATSPTLSTTGPAPSAHLGSANKTINSSSPELPTQTTTGSTSSAISPTHSAPSLTHSTTASTHKTVVSVLAATGPTPSTTGPVQTTTSPTHKPVLSPLTPAAPTPNTTDPVQTTASLSHTVTNLTHTVTSATNKPMVSTLITAVPTASATGPVQTTTSPTHTTTSPTHTTTSPTHTTTSPTHTTTSPTHTTTSPAHTTASPTHTTTSPTRTTASPTYTTTGPTHTTASPTYTTTGPTHTTASPTYTTTGPTHTTATATPKAKMSTNTTTANAKDPVQTTSSPTHSVTSPTLITVSPSTFLDFAKLSSPSANTDPSHLGTDLLSGSYLASTPCTQADPISPSTSHPSPACSSWEHLTSPSPDPPEAICQSPSLLPSPLAPVPQHPDPKVASAAPAPVTGAAGGAGDRRLEEALGALMAALDDYRGQFPELQGLEQEVTRLESLLMQRQGLTRSRASSLSITVEHALESFSFLNEDEDEDNDSPGDRPPNSLAPGAEDSLDSPSARPLSTECPALDAALVQHLYHCSRLLLKLGTFGPLRCQEAWALERLLREARVLEAVCELSRRWEMPATSAQEVVQFSASRPGFLTFWDQCTEGLSPFICPVERVLLTFCNQYSARLSLRQTGLAEAVCVKFLEDALGQKLPQSQAGPGEQLTVFQFWSYVEALDCSSMEAYVTETAEEVLLVRNLNSDDQAIVLKALRLAPEGRLQRDGLRALSSLLVHGNNKVMAAVSTQLRSLSLGPAFRERALLCFLDQLEDEDVQTRVAGCLALGCIKAPEGIEPLVYLCQTDTEAVREAARQSLQQCGEEGQSAHRRLEESLDALPRIFGPGSMASTAF, encoded by the exons ATGAGCGCCAATAAGAGAG GGAGCCCCGCGCGGACTCATTCCATGATGTCCCTGTCGGTGCGGCCGCAGCGCCGCCTGCTCAGCGCCCGGGTCAGTAGGAGCCAGTCCTTCGCAGGCGTCCTCGGAAGCCAGGAGCGGGGGCCCAG GAGCTTCCCAGCCTTCAGTCCCCCGGGGCCCCCTCGGAAGCCCCCGGCGCTCTCCCGAGTGTCCAAGATGTTTTCAGTGGCGCACCCTGCCCCCAAGGTCCCGCAGCCTGAGCGCCTTGACCTGGTGTACACTGCGCTCAAGCGAGGCCTGAC GGCCTATTTGGAAGTGCACCAGCAGGAGCAGGAGAAACTCCAAGGACAGATAAGGGAGTCCAAGAGGAATTCCCGCCTG GGCTTCCTGTATGACCTGGACAAG CAAGTCAAGTCCATTGAACGCTTCCTGCGGCGGCTGGAGTTCCATGCCAGCAAG ATTGATGAACTGTATGAGTCATACTGCGTGCAGCGGCGTCTCCGGGATGGCGCCTACAACATGGTCCGTGCCTACAGCACTGGCTCCCCGGGGAGCCGCGAAGCCCGGGACAGCCTGGCTGAGGCTACTCGAGGGCATCGCGAGTACACAGAG AGCATGTGTCTGCTGGAGAGTGAGCTGGAAGCACAGCTGGGCGAGTTCCACCTCCGGATGAAAG GGCTGGCCGGCTTCGCCAGGCTGTGTGTTGGTGACCAGTATGAG ATCTATATGAAATATGGGCGTCAGCGCTGGAAACTACGGGGCCGCATAGAGAGTAGTGGAAAGCAAGTGTGGGACAGCGAGGAAACCGTCTTTCTGCCTCTGCTCACGGAATTCCTGTCCatcaag GTGACAGAACTGAAGGGCCTGGCCAACCATGTGGTTGTAGGAAGCGTTTCCTGTGAGACCAAGGACCTGTTCGCTGCCTTGCCCCAGGTTGTAGCAGTGGACATTAATGACCTCGGCACCATCAAGCTCAGCTTGGAAGTGACATGGAG TCCCTTTGACAAGGACGACCAGCCCTCAGCTGCTTCTACTGTCAACAAGTCCTCTACAGTCACCAAGCGCTTCTCCACCTATAGCCAGAGCCCACCAGACACACCCTCGCTTCGGGAACAGGCCTTTTAT AATATGCTGAGGCGGCAAGAGGAGCTGGAGAATGGGACAGCATGGTCCCTGTCATCTGAATCTTCTGATGACTCATCCAGCCCACAGCTCTCAGGCACTGCCCGCCACTCCTCAGCCCCCAGGCCCCTGGTACAGCAGCCTGAGCCTCTGCCCATCCAAGTTGCCTTCCGTAGGGCTGAGACCTCCACTTCTGGGCCCATGGATGAGGAGGGGGCTGTAGCCCCAGCCCTGGCCAATGGGCATGCCCCCTACAGCCGGACTCTGAGCCATATCAGTGAGGCCAGTGTGGACGCTGCCCTGGCTGAGGCTTCAGTGGAGGCTGCAGACCTAGAAAGTCTAGTCCGGGGACCTAGCCCACCTGCGTGCCCAGATCCCACCCATGGGGAGCACCCTGCTCCTGTCCCTCCTGCCCTGGATGCTGGCTGTTCTGCCACAAGCCCCACTCTCAGTACAACAGGCCCTGCCCCATCTGCTCACCTAGGCTCGGCTAACAAGACCATAAATTCTAGCTCTCCTGAATTGCCCACCCAGACCACTACAGGCTCCACCTCTAGTGCCATAAGCCCTACCCATAGTGCTCCAAGCCTCACTCACTCTACCACAGCTTCTACCCACAAGACCGTGGTCTCTGTCCTCGCTGCCACAGGTCCTACCCCCAGTACCACAGGGCCAGTCCAGACCACCACAAGTCCCACCCACAAACCAGTGCTTTCTCCCCTGACTCCTGCAGCTCCTACCCCCAATACTACAGACCCAGTCCAGACCACCGCAAGCCTCAGCCACACTGTCACAAACTTGACACACACTGTCACAAGCGCTACCAACAAGCCCATGGTCTCTACTCTCATTACCGCAGTCCCTACAGCCAGTGCCACAGGTCCAGTGCAGACTACCACTAGCCCCACCCACACCACCACTAGCCCCACCCACACCACCACAAGCCCCACCCACACCACCACAAGCCCCACCCACACCACCACAAGCCCCACCCATACCACCACAAGCCCAGCCCACACTACTGCAAGCCCCACCCACACCACCACAAGCCCCACCCGTACTACTGCAAGCCCCACCTATACCACCACAGGCCCTACCCACACTACTGCCAGCCCCACCTACACCACCACAGGGCCTACCCACACTACTGCAAGCCCCACCTACACCACCACAGGCCCCACCCACACTACTGCAACCGCTACTCCCAAAGCCAAGATGTCAACTAACACCACTACAGCCAATGCTAAGGACCCAGTCCAGACCACCAGTAGTCCCACTCATTCTGTCACAAGCCCCACTCTTATAACTGTAAGCCCCTCCACTTTTCTAGACTTTGCCAAGCTCTCCAGCCCCTCTGCAAATACAGACCCTTCCCACCTAGGCACTGACCTCCTGTCTGGTAGTTACCTAGCCTCCACTCCTTGCACTCAGGCAGACCCCATATCCCCCAGCACCTCCCATCCAAGTCCTGCTTGTTCCAGTTGGGAGCACCTCACAAGCCCTTCCCCAGACCCCCCAGAAGCCATCTGTCAGAGCCCAAGTCTCCTTCCCTCACCCCTAGCCCCTGTGCCCCAGCATCCAGACCCTAAAGTGGCCAGTGCTGCTCCTGCCCCAGTTACAGGGGCAGCTGGAGGGGCTGGGGACAGGAGGCTGGAAGAGGCTCTGGGGGCCCTGATGGCTGCCCTGGATGACTATCGTGGCCAGTTTCCCGAGCTGCAGGGTCTGGAGCAGGAGGTGACCCGGCTGGAGAGTCTGCTTATG cagagacaaggcctgactcggAGCCGGGCCTCCAGTCTCAGCATCACTGTGGAGCATGCCCTAgagagcttcagcttcctcaatGAGGATGAAGATGAAGACAATGACAGTCCTGGGGACAG GCCCCCAAACAGCCTAGCACCTGGGGCTGAGGACAGCCTCGACTCGCCCAGTGCCCGACCCCTCAGCACAGAGTGTCCAGCTCTGGATGCTGCCTTGGTTCAGCACCTGTATCACTGCAGCCGCCTCCTGCTG AAACTGGGCACATTTGGGCCCCTGCGCTGCCAGGAGGCATGGGCCCTGGAGCGGCTACTGCGGGAGGCCCGAGTGCTCGAAGCAGTATGTGAGCTCAGCAGGCGATGGGAAATGCCTGCCACCTCTGCCCAGGAAG TGGTGCAGTTCTCGGCCTCTCGGCCCGGCTTCCTGACCTTCTGGGACCAATGCACAGAGGGACTCAGCCCTTTCATCTGCCCTGTGGAGCGGGTGCTCCTCACCTTCTGCAATCAGTACAGCGCCCGTCTCTCCCTGCGCCAGACAGGCTTAGCCGAGGCCG TGTGCGTCAAGTTCCTGGAGGATGCCCTGGGCCAGAAGCTGCCCCAGAGCCAGGCAGGCCCTGGAGAGCAGCTCACCGTCTTCCAGTTCTGGAGTTACGTCGAAGCCTTGGACTGCTCCTCCATGGAGGCCTATGTAACTGAGACAGCTGAGGAGG TGTTACTGGTGCGGAATCTGAACTCGGATGACCAGGCTATTGTGCTGAAGGCCCTGAGGTTGGCACCTGAGGGGCGGCTCCAAAGGGATGGGCTCCGGGCCCTCAGCTCTCTGCTTGTCCATGGGAACAACAAGGTCATGGCTGCTGTCAGCACTCAGCTCCGGAGCCTTTCACTGGGCCCTGCCTTCAGGGAAAGG GCCCTGCTGTGCTTCCTGGACCAGCTGGAGGATGAGGATGTGCAGACCAGAGTGGCCGGCTGCCTGGCTCTGGGCTGCATCAAG GCTCCAGAAGGCATTGAGCCCTTGGTGTACCTCTGCCAGACGGACACAGAAGCCGTTAGGGAAGCAGCTCGGCAGAGCCTGCAGCAGTGTG GAGAAGAGGGACAGTCTGCCCACCGAAGGCTGGAGGAGTCACTGGATGCCCTGCCCCGCATCTTTGGGCCCGGCAGCATGGCCAGCACAGCATTCTAA
- the RIPOR1 gene encoding rho family-interacting cell polarization regulator 1 isoform X6 yields MSANKRGSPARTHSMMSLSVRPQRRLLSARVSRSQSFAGVLGSQERGPSLFFRSFPAFSPPGPPRKPPALSRVSKMFSVAHPAPKVPQPERLDLVYTALKRGLTAYLEVHQQEQEKLQGQIRESKRNSRLGFLYDLDKQVKSIERFLRRLEFHASKIDELYESYCVQRRLRDGAYNMVRAYSTGSPGSREARDSLAEATRGHREYTESMCLLESELEAQLGEFHLRMKGLAGFARLCVGDQYEIYMKYGRQRWKLRGRIESSGKQVWDSEETVFLPLLTEFLSIKVTELKGLANHVVVGSVSCETKDLFAALPQVVAVDINDLGTIKLSLEVTWSPFDKDDQPSAASTVNKSSTVTKRFSTYSQSPPDTPSLREQAFYNMLRRQEELENGTAWSLSSESSDDSSSPQLSGTARHSSAPRPLVQQPEPLPIQVAFRRAETSTSGPMDEEGAVAPALANGHAPYSRTLSHISEASVDAALAEASVEAADLESLVRGPSPPACPDPTHGEHPAPVPPALDAGCSATSPTLSTTGPAPSAHLGSANKTINSSSPELPTQTTTGSTSSAISPTHSAPSLTHSTTASTHKTVVSVLAATGPTPSTTGPVQTTTSPTHKPTTTSPTHTTTSPTHTTTSPTHTTTSPTHTTTSPTHTTTSPAHTTASPTHTTTSPTHTTSSPTHSVTSPTLITVSPSTFLDFAKLSSPSANTDPSHLGTDLLSGSYLASTPCTQADPISPSTSHPSPACSSWEHLTSPSPDPPEAICQSPSLLPSPLAPVPQHPDPKVASAAPAPVTGAAGGAGDRRLEEALGALMAALDDYRGQFPELQGLEQEVTRLESLLMQRQGLTRSRASSLSITVEHALESFSFLNEDEDEDNDSPGDRPPNSLAPGAEDSLDSPSARPLSTECPALDAALVQHLYHCSRLLLKLGTFGPLRCQEAWALERLLREARVLEAVCELSRRWEMPATSAQEVVQFSASRPGFLTFWDQCTEGLSPFICPVERVLLTFCNQYSARLSLRQTGLAEAVCVKFLEDALGQKLPQSQAGPGEQLTVFQFWSYVEALDCSSMEAYVTETAEEVLLVRNLNSDDQAIVLKALRLAPEGRLQRDGLRALSSLLVHGNNKVMAAVSTQLRSLSLGPAFRERALLCFLDQLEDEDVQTRVAGCLALGCIKAPEGIEPLVYLCQTDTEAVREAARQSLQQCGEEGQSAHRRLEESLDALPRIFGPGSMASTAF; encoded by the exons ATGAGCGCCAATAAGAGAG GGAGCCCCGCGCGGACTCATTCCATGATGTCCCTGTCGGTGCGGCCGCAGCGCCGCCTGCTCAGCGCCCGGGTCAGTAGGAGCCAGTCCTTCGCAGGCGTCCTCGGAAGCCAGGAGCGGGGGCCCAG TCTCTTCTTCAGGAGCTTCCCAGCCTTCAGTCCCCCGGGGCCCCCTCGGAAGCCCCCGGCGCTCTCCCGAGTGTCCAAGATGTTTTCAGTGGCGCACCCTGCCCCCAAGGTCCCGCAGCCTGAGCGCCTTGACCTGGTGTACACTGCGCTCAAGCGAGGCCTGAC GGCCTATTTGGAAGTGCACCAGCAGGAGCAGGAGAAACTCCAAGGACAGATAAGGGAGTCCAAGAGGAATTCCCGCCTG GGCTTCCTGTATGACCTGGACAAG CAAGTCAAGTCCATTGAACGCTTCCTGCGGCGGCTGGAGTTCCATGCCAGCAAG ATTGATGAACTGTATGAGTCATACTGCGTGCAGCGGCGTCTCCGGGATGGCGCCTACAACATGGTCCGTGCCTACAGCACTGGCTCCCCGGGGAGCCGCGAAGCCCGGGACAGCCTGGCTGAGGCTACTCGAGGGCATCGCGAGTACACAGAG AGCATGTGTCTGCTGGAGAGTGAGCTGGAAGCACAGCTGGGCGAGTTCCACCTCCGGATGAAAG GGCTGGCCGGCTTCGCCAGGCTGTGTGTTGGTGACCAGTATGAG ATCTATATGAAATATGGGCGTCAGCGCTGGAAACTACGGGGCCGCATAGAGAGTAGTGGAAAGCAAGTGTGGGACAGCGAGGAAACCGTCTTTCTGCCTCTGCTCACGGAATTCCTGTCCatcaag GTGACAGAACTGAAGGGCCTGGCCAACCATGTGGTTGTAGGAAGCGTTTCCTGTGAGACCAAGGACCTGTTCGCTGCCTTGCCCCAGGTTGTAGCAGTGGACATTAATGACCTCGGCACCATCAAGCTCAGCTTGGAAGTGACATGGAG TCCCTTTGACAAGGACGACCAGCCCTCAGCTGCTTCTACTGTCAACAAGTCCTCTACAGTCACCAAGCGCTTCTCCACCTATAGCCAGAGCCCACCAGACACACCCTCGCTTCGGGAACAGGCCTTTTAT AATATGCTGAGGCGGCAAGAGGAGCTGGAGAATGGGACAGCATGGTCCCTGTCATCTGAATCTTCTGATGACTCATCCAGCCCACAGCTCTCAGGCACTGCCCGCCACTCCTCAGCCCCCAGGCCCCTGGTACAGCAGCCTGAGCCTCTGCCCATCCAAGTTGCCTTCCGTAGGGCTGAGACCTCCACTTCTGGGCCCATGGATGAGGAGGGGGCTGTAGCCCCAGCCCTGGCCAATGGGCATGCCCCCTACAGCCGGACTCTGAGCCATATCAGTGAGGCCAGTGTGGACGCTGCCCTGGCTGAGGCTTCAGTGGAGGCTGCAGACCTAGAAAGTCTAGTCCGGGGACCTAGCCCACCTGCGTGCCCAGATCCCACCCATGGGGAGCACCCTGCTCCTGTCCCTCCTGCCCTGGATGCTGGCTGTTCTGCCACAAGCCCCACTCTCAGTACAACAGGCCCTGCCCCATCTGCTCACCTAGGCTCGGCTAACAAGACCATAAATTCTAGCTCTCCTGAATTGCCCACCCAGACCACTACAGGCTCCACCTCTAGTGCCATAAGCCCTACCCATAGTGCTCCAAGCCTCACTCACTCTACCACAGCTTCTACCCACAAGACCGTGGTCTCTGTCCTCGCTGCCACAGGTCCTACCCCCAGTACCACAGGGCCAGTCCAGACCACCACAAGTCCCACCCACAAACCA ACTACCACTAGCCCCACCCACACCACCACTAGCCCCACCCACACCACCACAAGCCCCACCCACACCACCACAAGCCCCACCCACACCACCACAAGCCCCACCCATACCACCACAAGCCCAGCCCACACTACTGCAAGCCCCACCCACACCACCACAAGCCCCACCC AT ACCACCAGTAGTCCCACTCATTCTGTCACAAGCCCCACTCTTATAACTGTAAGCCCCTCCACTTTTCTAGACTTTGCCAAGCTCTCCAGCCCCTCTGCAAATACAGACCCTTCCCACCTAGGCACTGACCTCCTGTCTGGTAGTTACCTAGCCTCCACTCCTTGCACTCAGGCAGACCCCATATCCCCCAGCACCTCCCATCCAAGTCCTGCTTGTTCCAGTTGGGAGCACCTCACAAGCCCTTCCCCAGACCCCCCAGAAGCCATCTGTCAGAGCCCAAGTCTCCTTCCCTCACCCCTAGCCCCTGTGCCCCAGCATCCAGACCCTAAAGTGGCCAGTGCTGCTCCTGCCCCAGTTACAGGGGCAGCTGGAGGGGCTGGGGACAGGAGGCTGGAAGAGGCTCTGGGGGCCCTGATGGCTGCCCTGGATGACTATCGTGGCCAGTTTCCCGAGCTGCAGGGTCTGGAGCAGGAGGTGACCCGGCTGGAGAGTCTGCTTATG cagagacaaggcctgactcggAGCCGGGCCTCCAGTCTCAGCATCACTGTGGAGCATGCCCTAgagagcttcagcttcctcaatGAGGATGAAGATGAAGACAATGACAGTCCTGGGGACAG GCCCCCAAACAGCCTAGCACCTGGGGCTGAGGACAGCCTCGACTCGCCCAGTGCCCGACCCCTCAGCACAGAGTGTCCAGCTCTGGATGCTGCCTTGGTTCAGCACCTGTATCACTGCAGCCGCCTCCTGCTG AAACTGGGCACATTTGGGCCCCTGCGCTGCCAGGAGGCATGGGCCCTGGAGCGGCTACTGCGGGAGGCCCGAGTGCTCGAAGCAGTATGTGAGCTCAGCAGGCGATGGGAAATGCCTGCCACCTCTGCCCAGGAAG TGGTGCAGTTCTCGGCCTCTCGGCCCGGCTTCCTGACCTTCTGGGACCAATGCACAGAGGGACTCAGCCCTTTCATCTGCCCTGTGGAGCGGGTGCTCCTCACCTTCTGCAATCAGTACAGCGCCCGTCTCTCCCTGCGCCAGACAGGCTTAGCCGAGGCCG TGTGCGTCAAGTTCCTGGAGGATGCCCTGGGCCAGAAGCTGCCCCAGAGCCAGGCAGGCCCTGGAGAGCAGCTCACCGTCTTCCAGTTCTGGAGTTACGTCGAAGCCTTGGACTGCTCCTCCATGGAGGCCTATGTAACTGAGACAGCTGAGGAGG TGTTACTGGTGCGGAATCTGAACTCGGATGACCAGGCTATTGTGCTGAAGGCCCTGAGGTTGGCACCTGAGGGGCGGCTCCAAAGGGATGGGCTCCGGGCCCTCAGCTCTCTGCTTGTCCATGGGAACAACAAGGTCATGGCTGCTGTCAGCACTCAGCTCCGGAGCCTTTCACTGGGCCCTGCCTTCAGGGAAAGG GCCCTGCTGTGCTTCCTGGACCAGCTGGAGGATGAGGATGTGCAGACCAGAGTGGCCGGCTGCCTGGCTCTGGGCTGCATCAAG GCTCCAGAAGGCATTGAGCCCTTGGTGTACCTCTGCCAGACGGACACAGAAGCCGTTAGGGAAGCAGCTCGGCAGAGCCTGCAGCAGTGTG GAGAAGAGGGACAGTCTGCCCACCGAAGGCTGGAGGAGTCACTGGATGCCCTGCCCCGCATCTTTGGGCCCGGCAGCATGGCCAGCACAGCATTCTAA